One genomic window of Mustela lutreola isolate mMusLut2 chromosome 14, mMusLut2.pri, whole genome shotgun sequence includes the following:
- the DEGS1 gene encoding sphingolipid delta(4)-desaturase DES1 — protein sequence MGNRVAREDFEWVYTDQPHASRRQEILAKYPEIKSLMKPDPNLIWIITMMVLTQLVAFYLVKDLDWKWVIFWAYAFGSCINHSVTLAIHEVSHNSAFGHYRAMWNRWFGIFANLPIGVPYSISFKRYHMDHHRYLGGDGIDVDIPTDFEGWFFCTTFRKFIWVVLQPLFYAFRPLFINPKPISYLEIINTVIQVTFDIIIYYVLGVKSLVYMLAASLLGLGLHPISGHFIAEHYMFLKGHETYSYYGPLNLLTFNVGYHNEHHDFPNIPGKSLPLVRKIAAEYYDNLPHYNSWIRVLYDFVTDDTISPYSRMKRHQKGKVVLE from the exons caAAGTATCCAGAGATAAAGTCCCTGATGAAACCCGATCCCAACTTGATCTGGATTATAACCATGATGGTTCTCACCCAGCTGGTTGCGTTCTACTTAGTGAAGGACCTGGACTGGAAGTGGGTCATATTTTGGGCGTACGCCTTCGGCAGCTGCATTAACCACTCTGTGACTCTGGCTATTCATGAGGTCTCCCACAATAGTGCCTTTGGCCACTACAGAGCTATGTGGAATCGCTGGTTTGGCATATTTGCCAATCTTCCCATTGGCGTTCCCTACTCAATCTCCTTTAAGAGGTATCACATGGACCATCATCGTTACCTTGGGGGTGATGGCATCGATGTGGATATTCCCACTGATTTTGAAGGCTGGTTTTTCTGCACCACTTTCAGAAAGTTTATATGGGTGGTCCTTCAGCCTCTCTTTTATGCTTTTCGACCTCTCTTCATCAACCCCAAACCCATTTCTTACCTGGAAATTATTAATACTGTGATCCAGGTCACTTTTGACATTATAATTTACTATGTTTTGGGAGTTAAATCTTTGGTCTACATGTTGGCAGCATCCTTACTGGGGCTAGGTTTGCACCCgatttctggacatttcatagcCGAACATTACATGTTCCTCAAGGGACATGAAACCTACTCGTATTACGGGCCTCTGAATCTGCTCACCTTCAATGTGGGTTACCATAACGAGCACCATGACTTCCCCAACATTCCTGGAAAAAGCCTTCCACTG GTGAGGAAGATCGCCGCTGAGTACTACGACAACCTGCCCCACTACAACTCGTGGATTAGAGTACTGTATGACTTCGTGACGGATGACACCATAAGTCCCTACTCGAGAATGAAGCGGCATCAGAAAGGCAAGGTGGTCCTGGAGTGA